gtcaaaaaatgattaaaacaaaacttgcattttcaaagTTATGAATATGTCTTctgaacacccagaaagcatgattttgcatcatttgttctatagcttcttgggccttcagtgactccaaaacccttcaaaaataattttcctcgctccgctcggcgaaatatGTTTTCAAAGACTTTTATAAGAGGCTAGTTACAACCAAGctttaatactatgtatgtattCGATACATGTATCtgcagttgggaatataaaagatCCATTTCTGCAGaagatgatgattaattctgattaaatgatacataatgacttgactatacatgtattatttataccaaacaaatcttttaataattgtatgattttgcatatcataaatatagttgtaaAAAGGAATAAACAGTCCGTtgctttaataaaaatgaaaaatcttgcttcaatagtgcagaaaatgaataacctgtcctcttagtttacaaaaataaataaccgatcaaaaacaaatcctcctacccccccccccccccccccctagaatatcaaatggtcgtcccctaagcGTTGACcaaaacataatatattaaatatcacTGATTTTTGCTTGGATATACTTGCGTCATTTTCCTTCAAATTCGATATCattgatttcaaattaaaaacattctCGCATAGTTATTTGAGTGTTCAGAGAGTAGTAATTAAAATTTCACCATTGTTTTAGGGGTGTCCATGTTGGTTAATCTTTAGTTTACCATGTAATGTTTgttgaactattgtttgtcttttcgcatttttgtatttcttaaaATGGGGTTGTCTGCACTTCTTCAAATTATGTTTTACCGTCATATTTTTTAACTGAAACTTTAATACTGTACTAAATTATAGTTTTGAAACATATGTAGATCTTAGTAACTAGACCAACATAAAAGTTAAGAAAGTTAGATACCTGGTGGCTCCGAAATGTTCGCCTTAAAAGTTGTTAGACTGTCTGCTATGGTATAGTGAACTTTACTTGGCAATACAGAAATCACTTTTAAGATTTTAGGGGTGGAATTCGAGAAATTTAGTGGCAATACACTTCGGAGAGATGTCGTTGAAGATGAGAATTCCATTTTTGTTGTGATAAAGTTTGGTTCTTGGCTGCTGAACAAAATTTGATTATTTGAGGAAACAGATCCAGGCGAGGAACCAGGTGGATAGAAATTAGGATTACCAGTTGTTTGAAGGTTAATTTTGTTCGAGATAACACCTCCTGATACATTTGACAGTGTTGTGGTATATTTGGTAAACGGTGTAGACTCTGTTGTAGACGGTTCTAAATTTGTAACATGGTTTTCCGTCATGGTTGATGATTTCTGTGTTGTTGATCTTCCCAATTCGGCTGTTGTAGATGTTGTCGTAACACtatctaaaacataaaaaaagttgcAGGCATATATCCCGACGAAGTTTAAAAAAGGATAACTTACAAAGTATTCGTATGTTATACTTATTCTATACTtgtcatttataagaattaaTAAGACCAAGTGTACTTAACTTTAAggtatttctatataaaaaaaaacctcttaCACAATTTGactgtttatttgttattttgtgtttCAGATTCATATTTGGTCAAAGATATTTAGAATAACATTTTCGATGTCCTACAAGTTTGGTAGGCACATAGCAAATGTTTCgagtattttgaataatatttgaatattttgataattgataCTTTTAAATCACACCAAGTGGTGGTGTACCTTGACTAACGCTTCTAATACTACATATGTTATAACatcattatcatttttttgtgttgtgGTGTTTAGCGTTAGTTGTTGTACCTTTTCTCTCGAAAACAATGAAAGTTGTGTTACTGCACGAGTCGTTCCTCGTAAAACTAAGTATATACGTGTTTCCTAGATGCATAGCTGTTTTAGTGACATTCAGACGAAACATTGCTTTTCTACGACTAGTCGTGAGATTGTATATTAGTCCAGAATTACAGTCTTGAAGCCATAAAGAAGGGCTGCACTCCAATGGTAAAACAACTATGGTAATGGAATACAATGAAGATGCATTTTGAAATGCAATGTTTTGAGTTTCCTTGCTGTTGATCTTAAACTGTCTGTGTGTTGAGTCATATATCTGatctgttaaaataaaaataattagacataggaagatgtgttatgagtgccaatgagataactctccatccaagtaacaaaaaagtaaaccattataggtcaaggtacggcattcatcacggagcctaggctcacaccgagcagcaagctataaagagccctaaaaattactagtgtaaaatcattcaaatggGAATACCaatggtataatctatataaaagatGAGAAATTAGAATGATTTATATTGAAAGTACGTTCCATACAACTTATTCCAACTACTTAATGTAGTTTGTTTAAACATTGATTTGGCAATTCATTAGAAAACAAGAACTGACCCGTCTTTTAGTGTTACATGTGATTGTTAATTCATTGCCCGTCTTTTAGTGAAACATGTGATTGTTAATTCATTTAACGATAAGTATCTGCGTGGTATAACTCTGTCCTTTATAGATCCGATTTTCTACTGTACACATGTCGTAACTTCGAAGTGTCCTACGTTCTACATAGTATGTTATTTGTGGTATATTATGCTAATGTATGTAGCGTGACTTGTGCTTGAGATTCATTTGAGTGTTTTGTAATgatatgttatgatctttttcaAATATTGGAACTTGGAATAGCATAGAAAATAACAAGTTActatggtggccggatgcggccatttccCCTTTTCGTGTTTTCGCATTTTCTCCTCTCACTTTTCCAAcgcgaaatcgggaaatcgagaaatcgagaaagcaaaatcgagaaattgagaaatcaggaagtcgggaaatcgagaaatcgagaaatcgaggaatcgagaaattgggaaatcgggaaatcgagaaagcaaaaacgcgaaatcgagaaattcatttcgcgttttcacgTTTTCGCTTTCGTGTTttcgcgtttttgctttctcgatttctcgatttcccgatttccctatttctcgatttctctatttctcgatttccctatttctcgatttccctatttcccgatttctcaatttctcgatttcgctttctcgatttctcgatttcccgatttctcgtTTACAAAGTGAAGGAAGAAaacacgaaaacgcgaaaaggcgaaatggcCGCATCTGGCCACCATACGTTACCGCGACCAAACCAAACGTAATTCACGATGACTTACAATTTCAGCCATAtagaatgatatatttttttcggaCACATTTCTGAGAGAGAATTAAATTTTTCAATCTGTATACAATTCGTTAGTTTTTAATACTTATTTATCTTACCGCTGTGGCATGAATGCTTGGTACCATTAGTTACACGTTTGGTATTAATACTATTTACTGTATTGcctgaaaaaaaggaaaataataccTGGACTTGAAGGTGTTGTATCAGAATGATATAAATAACCTATATAAATATCACATGTTTAGGTATTCTGGTAGACGGATAAACTTAGCTATCGTTTAAATTGGACGGATGCTAGCATCACTCATCTAGAGATACTTGAAAAATTcatgttcagtggcaagtatcaTGATCAGGAACATAAAAAGGGGATGTTATATGGTGCATATGGGTGAAACCACGCAAAATCAGTAAGTCCCTAAAATTTGAGTTAACAAGACACCGCAATATGAACCCTGCCTTTCTGAAAACCCTTTGTCAATAGTATGTCTATATACTCTAAGCATATATCGTAAAAAATGCGATACGTAAGTGTCCGTGATTTGGAAGGAGGTATTAACAAGGTAACAAAAAATAACACTGTTACTTCTATGGGTCTTCCAACTGAACAGAAGAATTCATACttattcacaaaaaaataaatttgatgtgTTCACGATATTCTTTGTAGTATTACTAATTTAAGAGGATTAGCCTTAAACAAATGTACTACTGCAAGTAGTAGTTCTTATGCAAAAGCAGTCACGTCAATGAATATACACAAAAATTGTGACATTACAGATATGAATTgcgatataacttttttttatattgattgataATGTATAAGTTCTTAACAACGTTTTtaccaaataaagtaagaaattaAAGAAGTTATAGATTcgatatgaattttaaaaaatacctTTGAATCCTAATATCACCAATTGTAACCAGCAAGCAGACATCAACAATTTAGACTCCATATCCGTTCCATGTAATACGTATCTTTGACTAAGACAACAAAGGAGACAGGTGGACAGTGATCGTATCTTTATTCATTATCTCCACTTTTTTATCTTTTAGTATCAAACTCTTTGTTTAAGAAAATGAATGATACATGTGTACTCCGTTcacttttatgaaatttttaacgAATGATAAAAGTGcctctatttttcattttttttttcattttgtttgagCATCAGTCTCCTTTCTATTTGTATGTTTAGGATTAATTGTcgcccccccccccaccccctccaaaaaaaaacccacacagaAGCACTCATgattgcacaaaaaaaaaactaaagctGATTGAGTACCCGTAGGTTAACTTAAACTGGGGTAAAACTGATGCAGGTGCTTGGGAAAGGTCTACAGTTCTAGCTTCACTAGTGACACCCGCCTTTTGTTCAAATCATTTGATGAGTCATATCACAAACGCTGATAGGCAACATGCAAAAGCAGATTAGCATATGACTCTCTCTTTTGTCAAAGCCATTACTTTACAGAAATCATAGGTTTTTTCTCTCAAAAAAGTTTTTTATGACACATGCAGGAACAGACTCGTTTCCCGCCTTTCTGTACTGTATATGCAATAGGCAACACTGACCTCAATCTCCTGTGCACGATTAAATCTAAATCATAGAtggcataaaaaaaaagtttggaatGGAAATAAGGAACACATATCATAATGTATCTGATATAACACCACTGTCTCGTCTCTGGAAATCTCtgaatatatctttaaaatataaataaaattgagaatgaaaatggggaatgtgccaacgagacaacaacccgaccatagaaaaaaacaacagcagaaggtcaccaacaggtcttcaatgtagcgagaaattcccgcacccggaggcgtccttcaactggcccctaaacaaatatatactagttcagtgataataaacgccatactaatttccaaattgtacacaagaaactaacattaaaataatacaagactaacaaaggccagaggctcctgacttgggataggcgcaaaaatgcggcggggttaaacatgtttgtgagatctcaaccctccccctatacctctagccaatgtagaaaagtaaacgcataacaatacgcgtTTAGTAGCTTAGCAACAGACAACTATCTTAGAATCATGACAGGAAACGCAGAATACTAGTAGGCTTTGAAATTTCATATCAACTTCGGAGAAAAATACTCTTCATATGTGATAAAGATTTTCCAATTTCCATTTTAAACGTATCGTATTTTAACAGAAATGATTTTGACAGCCTAAAACATAAACTCCATTTGTACAATACATAATTCGACCTAAACAATCGTGTTGGTTATTGTTATATTGTATTTTGGAAAGAATTCAAGTTTGACCGCCTTCCCTTGGACGTTCTTTAGACCGAAAATTCAAATtgcaaacaaatatcaaaactatcaatttcatatttcatttcaatCTGTTTATTTATATTCAGAATATAGAAGCAATTACCATATGTGTGGTAAAGagttttgttatttgtaaaacaaCGAGAAATTTATGGAAATATTTGTGAAAATAGGGGTGACTATCAATTATATTACGATTTTCACTACAACAAAGTATCGATCCTTTAGCTGATAATGTTCTTTTTGCATATATCTAAAATACCTTCAAGGAATAAACATATTAGATAAGATATTCAACAGGTGTAAgataatatacaaacaaacaaatagtatACAAATGTGACCAGAATGACAGAAGATGATCTTTGTTGACATTGTTATATCTGTGACTATTTTGCAGTTTGTCGAGGCTACACTGAAAGATGGTAAGTGCATGTATTTGACGGTGAAGGGCATACCTTTGATAGTCTTTATTTTAAGAGGTATGACAAATTATCACTGTATTTGCTTTGCTTGTTAAGTAAAAGTCCTAAATGATACTTGCTATTAGATGCAACATACCAATATTTCAATTTCGGTATAATACGAGTGGCTAAGGCCTGGGCTCTTAACAAATATTACCAAAAACTTGGTGTAAAATGGACATTTGAGgaaaaatatgtcaatttcaacaTGTTATTAGTTACGTCTGAAATGAAGTGTACAGATTAATCCACCTTATTCATCAATCAGAAGAACTAATATTATTTTGATACATTTGAGAAGCCAAATAATACCTCGTTTGCCAAATTCGATCCTAATTCAACTCGATTAGTATTTATTTGTCGTGTATAGATTGCTTCTTATTCAATGTCCATTGGCAGCCatttaatgcatattcaggacgagaatgAATAAACTATTTATGCAATAGGAAGGCTTTTAAAGATGGGACGGGCAGTATCAAAACTTAAAAACCagtttattttttgcattttgtaGGTTGGTGCGAAAAATATTCCAAGAGATCTTTTAAATTACAAGAAGACATTTCTATCAGAGAATCATCACATACTCGATATCCAAACTGTCAATggcaaattcaatttgaaaatgcTACGAAATTATTAATGGAAGTTAAGATTGACCAAATGCCATTCAATAATATCATCGAATATGGTGGGTTTCAAGGACAAAAACATACAGTCAAGTATGATATGCTAACAATTGTAGAAGGCGATTGTAACCATGGGAACGCAACACTATCTTTTTCGGAAACGGTTCAAACTACAACTAGATCTATAAACGCTGGTTCCCTCTGCTTCCAGTATAAATCTGAAAGTGATAGTTATACGGACAACAGGCTTCAATTACGTGTTCGTCTCACTGTTAAAGAAGTGAAATGCAGAATCGATCAAATTCATACAAATTCTACCATGTGGTGTAGAACAGTTTGCTTTCCTGGTAATAGAACAAGAGAGAACTGTCAAATGCCCTCAACAAAATCTAGTAAGTATTGGTTATCAAGCTAAACAAGATGGTAGTTGTTTAGAAAACACCAATCGAACTTgagtaaaatatgaatatataatttgGAAAAGTAGAGGCATTTAgtgcctgtttttttttttttaatcttgtatGTTCTTaagtttgtaaatatattttgaaatatgtcTTTAGGTAGGTGGTGCATAGTATTAAAtccaaacaaactttttttcttggTTGTTGCAAGTATTGTGCATTAGAAAAAATGGACAGTTTTGTGTCTCAAGTACTTTGTTCTATTCATTTGATTTCATGTTGAAATTTCAATGACCATTGACAACGTCCTCATCAATTTGGTGTTTATTTTTGTCCCTgtccattgtcaattttaaatagacgggttttttttaaattgcagttGAAAATACTACTTTGGTCAATAGCATATCCAAAGAAGCGTGCACATCACTTATAGGTTTGAGAGTATATAATTTACTGCGGTTTCATAACAATGAAATGtttctttttcaatattaaaagcCCTTTTCCATTGAGACTTCTAACTTCTTTAAAACAGATTGGACTACTGACGTAAAATCTGGCTAGACCAAGTTCTGTCAAAAACATTttgtggtaaaaaaaaaggggtgcAACCAAATTTAAGTGCAAGTTGTAAGCAACATTGTACTATTAATCATATGAATTTGCTTTAGATACAAATCAATTGTCTACAGCAAAGGAACTTCAACAAACGGGAAAGACGTCCTCTTTTGAATCAACATCTAGACCTGCAACAACAAACTCAGCAAATAAAAAGATGACCGAATTACCAGAGATTTCGACTCAAGCACCAAttacaaccaatgtaaacaaCTTAGCACCAAttacaaccaatgtaaacaaCTTAGCACCAAttacaaccaatgtaaacaaCTTCTCAAAGAAACATACTACCGGTGATATCTTAACAACGCATTACAGAAACAATGTTCATTTGTCATCTAAGACACCAATAGAGTCAACCACTCATACCAACATTGTTGTATCAATTGGAAGTACCAATAACACCGTATCTGACAGGAACAATAGCCCAAAGCCAACTCTACCAACAGATTTATCCAAGAATCATTCCTGTTCAAACCTGTATGATAAATCTTCTATGACAAAAGAAGGCAAGATTTCTTATAGTATATATATGCATCTAATATGTTACCATGAAGATAGAACATTAGTCTAATAGTTCAAACTGcaaaaaatatactttaaaaaagAGAAGTTTAATAATagtttaaaaagaacaaaaacatgaaatgttCATATGACCCCTTTTTTTAAGAAGTAGGATATTCTACATGTATTTGTacttcaaattataatttttgaaaagGTTTGTAGTTTGTGCTCTACAAAATAAGaatccaaattttaattttggtagAAATATTCTATATTACATGTTCTCAGGAAAACTATTCTTTAATAATATTATAGTCCATTGACAAAGATTACTCACTtttgatatgataaacaaaacagtCAATTCTGATTTTCCAGTATGCCTTTTTATTTACATACATACCAATTACTAAATGTAACAACATCAATAATGCCTTACGTTACAACCTGAATGTTTGCCTTACATTACAacctgaatgttttgtatattgattccccttttttaacagacttacagacaggattatacatctccagtaccatagctgggatATTTACTGTTACTATCATCATCTTGTTAATTTGGTGAGTTGTTTATCACGTTTAATTAATatctttttgacaaaatatagTCAGCTGTAAACATCAATTTGTTTGTTCTCAAATTATTTGATAACTGATTTCTTTAAATATGGTGAATGTCTTGTTATTATTGCATATATCTTGAATCTTCCTCCAACACTTTGGAAATGAATTTTTCAATTCGATAAAATGAATCGAGACatcattatttttacatttgtaactCATGAATATCTTTTCACAATAAGTCCACATTCTTGTTACATCATTTGTTAAAAAGCTACCAGATACTGACTGAATGTTCAAACACCGTTTTACAATcaatattttctttctttcagtTGTGTGAAGAAAACAAAAGATGTGGAGAAACTAACAACAATTATGGTCCATCTATCTAGATCTAAAGCCAAGGTGGATCATAATAAACTTCACAGAATAGAGATGAGTGGATGGTCATCTGTAACCTCTAGCTTGCGACCTTCATTGCCTCCACGACCTCTTGACCTTCCTAGTATTGGTGATACAAAATCTCATTCTGAAATAATTCCTTATCGCCACAGTGATGAAGTATATGATAACATAGGAAATATTCGTAGACATGAAAAGTCTAGTGGTCATGAAAGTTCAACACTTAATCTATTAAAACAGCTTTCAGGAAATACACATACACAATGTCAGGGGATAGATAATGACCAGTTATCAACTAGTAGTGGTAGAAACCACAAAGAACAATCTGATGACCAAAGGAGTATTGGTAGTGGTGTTTATATTGATAATACATCTATCAAATCTAATACATACAGACAAGTACacaaatttagaaattaaaatagtTGTTTCATAATCCATCATAATACATGTTTCAATAGTGATGTACTTGTATGTTTGGAACTGTCAGTTATTTGCCTATAATCTCTTAGAACTGTACATGTTTAATTGATTAATGAATCCTGtctgtccagtagcaaatatcacattcaaatgtataaataatattcagATATATTAATGGCATACATATATTTGCTACTTTGAATTACACCTGGAGGCCTAGTTAGACTTTCTAAATGGGAAGAGGCTATATTAGTTTTGATTTTTATCTCTGTCCTAAAAAAAATATGAGGTACATTGTaccaacaaaaaacaattatttaagtATATGGTTTATCCCAGCTTGGATTTGATCCTATCAGCTCCCACAAATGAAGCAACATACTATTTAcacaatcaaagagctgaagagctctgagggaaaagacggccattgtttcaattttttggggggtatcttttgatagtctacatacaaagaatgagtaaaagaacagctagaacatatagaatttttgacaataatgaaacaattgttgtttattgttatttcat
This genomic window from Mytilus edulis unplaced genomic scaffold, xbMytEdul2.2 SCAFFOLD_1733, whole genome shotgun sequence contains:
- the LOC139508767 gene encoding uncharacterized protein; this translates as MIFVDIVISVTILQFVEATLKDGWCEKYSKRSFKLQEDISIRESSHTRYPNCQWQIQFENATKLLMEVKIDQMPFNNIIEYGGFQGQKHTVKYDMLTIVEGDCNHGNATLSFSETVQTTTRSINAGSLCFQYKSESDSYTDNRLQLRVRLTVKEVKCRIDQIHTNSTMWCRTVCFPGNRTRENCQMPSTKSNTNQLSTAKELQQTGKTSSFESTSRPATTNSANKKMTELPEISTQAPITTNVNNLAPITTNVNNLAPITTNVNNFSKKHTTGDILTTHYRNNVHLSSKTPIESTTHTNIVVSIGSTNNTVSDRNNSPKPTLPTDLSKNHSCSNLYDKSSMTKEDLQTGLYISSTIAGIFTVTIIILLICCVKKTKDVEKLTTIMVHLSRSKAKVDHNKLHRIEMSGWSSVTSSLRPSLPPRPLDLPSIGDTKSHSEIIPYRHSDEVYDNIGNIRRHEKSSGHESSTLNLLKQLSGNTHTQCQGIDNDQLSTSSGRNHKEQSDDQRSIGSGVYIDNTSIKSNTYRQVHKFRN